In Arthrobacter sp. B3I9, the following are encoded in one genomic region:
- a CDS encoding NAD(P)/FAD-dependent oxidoreductase: MGHERNPTYDVLIVGGGAAGLSAALMLCRSLRSVLVVDAGAPRNGRSVGVHGFLSRDGMAPADLLAAGREEVRAHGGDITTGKAISASTGPGGFTVLLQDGRKMDSRRLLIASGFEDELPEVPGIEERWGRDVVHCPYCHGWEIRHQAIGVLATEPTAVQEALLLRQWSDNVTLFQHVMHTPTAEEREQLRARAVTIVEGEVQSLQIAEDALTGVVLASGKVVPCAALHVTPRPRTRSTLIQSLGLQDATPDGAPAQHLKVDEDGQTAASGVWAAGNVTDPSAQVATAAAAGIKAASAINADLVAEDISQAVAAAKQYGMSQ; the protein is encoded by the coding sequence ATGGGCCACGAACGGAACCCAACGTATGACGTTCTGATTGTCGGCGGGGGAGCAGCCGGGCTAAGCGCCGCCCTGATGCTTTGCAGATCCTTGCGGTCCGTGCTGGTGGTGGACGCCGGCGCTCCGCGGAACGGCCGGTCGGTAGGGGTTCATGGCTTCCTGTCACGCGACGGCATGGCACCTGCGGACCTCCTTGCCGCCGGCCGAGAGGAGGTCCGTGCGCATGGCGGTGACATCACGACAGGAAAGGCGATCTCGGCAAGCACTGGCCCGGGTGGCTTTACCGTACTTTTGCAAGACGGCCGGAAGATGGATTCGCGGCGGTTGTTGATCGCTTCCGGTTTCGAGGATGAACTTCCCGAGGTCCCCGGAATTGAGGAGCGATGGGGCCGAGACGTGGTGCATTGCCCCTACTGTCACGGCTGGGAAATCCGGCATCAGGCCATAGGGGTGCTTGCGACCGAACCGACTGCTGTCCAGGAGGCGCTGCTGCTTCGGCAGTGGAGCGACAACGTGACCCTTTTCCAGCACGTCATGCACACCCCCACTGCCGAGGAACGCGAACAGCTCCGCGCACGGGCGGTCACAATCGTTGAAGGCGAGGTGCAATCACTGCAGATTGCGGAGGACGCCCTGACAGGAGTGGTCCTGGCCTCCGGGAAGGTTGTTCCCTGCGCGGCTCTCCACGTCACCCCCCGGCCAAGGACCCGGTCAACCCTGATCCAGTCGTTGGGACTGCAAGATGCGACACCCGATGGCGCCCCCGCCCAGCACCTAAAAGTAGACGAAGACGGCCAAACGGCCGCCTCCGGGGTATGGGCCGCGGGCAACGTCACTGATCCGTCAGCCCAGGTGGCAACGGCGGCGGCAGCCGGAATCAAAGCGGCATCAGCCATCAACGCGGACCTGGTGGCGGAAGACATCAGCCAGGCAGTCGCGGCTGCGAAGCAGTACGGAATGTCCCAATAA